The following are encoded together in the Oncorhynchus nerka isolate Pitt River linkage group LG25, Oner_Uvic_2.0, whole genome shotgun sequence genome:
- the adal gene encoding adenosine deaminase-like protein isoform X5 translates to MARKPHLNIEHGMTAIRSGQRRTLDECFQVFKVIHQLVDTEEDILMVAKDVIGEFAADGVKYLELRSTPRKEKTTGMTKRRYVETVIEAIRQCKNEGVDIEVRFLVAVDRRNGAEVAMETVKLAEDFMLSTGGLVVGLDLSGDPTVGHGRDLLPALQKAKNCGLKLSLHLSEVPSQADESELLLNIPPDRIGHGTFLHPEVGGSQSLVDKVRKHNTPLELCLTSNVKGQTVSSYSQHHFLYWYQMGHPSVICTDDKGVFCTDLSQEYQLAASTFNLSQEDMWTLSQKAIDCTFAPDLQQQLHQKWLELRPTLFQL, encoded by the exons GTGTTTCCAGGTCTTCAAAGTCATCCATCAGTTGGTAGATACAGAGGAGGACATTCTTATG GTTGCCAAAGATGTCATCGGGGAGTTTGCAGCTGATGGAGTAAAATATCTAGAACTGAGAAGTACCCCACGAAAGGAGAAGACCACGG GAATGACAAAGAGAAGGTATGTGGAAACAGTCATCGAGGCCATCCGTCAATGTAAAAATGAGGGAGTTGACATTGAAGTCAG GTTCCTGGTAGCTGTTGACCGTAGGAATGGGGCTGAGGTTGCTATGGAGACCGTTAAACTGGCAGAGGACTTCATGCTGTCTACCGGTGGTCTGGTGGTGGGGCTGGACCTCAGTGGAGATCCTACG GTGGGCCATGGCAGAGATCTCCTTCCCGCCTTGCAAAAAGCCAAGAACTGTGGACTAAAACTCTCTCTACACCTGTCAGAG GTGCCATCTCAGGCAGACGAATCAGAGCTGCTGCTAAACATTCCACCTGACAGGATTGGTCATGGGACTTTCTTACACCCTGAAGTGGGCGGGTCACAAAGCCTGGTTGATAAAGTGCGGAAGCATAACACACCTCTGG AACTATGCCTAACCTCTAATGTCAAAGGTCAGACAGTGTCATCCTATTCTCAACATCACTTCCTGTACTGGTACCAAATGGGACACCCTAGTGTGATCTGT ACAGACGACAAGGGGGTGTTCTGCACAGACCTGTCTCAGGAGTACCAGTTGGCCGCCTCTACCTTCAACCTCAGTCAGGAGGACATGTGGACTCTGTCCCAGAAGGCGATAGACTGCACCTTCGCCCCAGACCTACAGCAGCAGCTACACCAGAAGTGGCTGGAGCTACGGCCAACGCTGTTCCAGTTATGA